CACTAAGCTTCTCTCAGAATTGCTAACAAAGctcaaaaaatgagagagagatttGTTCTTAACTTCTGAAGTTCTGTACTCACTGGGTCGGGAGATGGCTGAGAAGCCAAATCATCACTAGTTCATAAAAGAATGAGGTGCAGCACCACAAAGCACCTATGTctcaccaggcatggtgacaggcaCAGGGCCATCTCTTTTAGTTTCACCTCAACCCTCTAAAGTCAGTCTAGACGGCTTCCTTTTACAAAGTTCAGACCATATCCCAGTAAACAGGAAGAAGACTTGTCTACAACTGAGATCAAGCATTGTGACTCTAAGGTCATTGCTCCTTCTAAATTCTCCCATGATTTCTGGCCCAGGTACAGGATAATATATATGATTTAAGAATATGTATTAAGGACAAgaaaggtggctcagaagttaagagcacttgctgctgtttcaggggatctcaggttcagatcccagcacccataccaggctgcctggaactccattTCTAAGGgctccagcgccctcttctggcttccgtaggcactgcatacacatgctgcatacacatacactcagacacaggcataaaacaaaatagatacaTACTTTAAGAAGAATCTGTACTGAGTTGGGCTTAAAGCCAGATTGTTTCCTATCAGAAATTACAAATAGGAGAAGGAGCTGACTTTTTCCCCTCTCAACCTACATCTACATCTCAAGTGTAGTATTGTCAGTGCAACTTTAAATGGGCCTCTAGCTCCCAGGAACTTACAGGGATctgatttctccacatcctctcattAAAGACACTTAAACTGAATCataagaggaagaggaagtggtgTTTCTCTGAAACATTTTCCTCCTTCACAGTGTGTGAACTTTTGCTTTCACACATAGCCCACACAGTGAGCTACGTAAAGAGAAATTCCAGCAGCCTCCAGATATGATTACCCCTTCGTTGTCAAGCCATCTTTGGCTTAGTTGCCTCTTTGACTGGACTTGGCAGCTCCAGTCTGCTCTGCCAAGGACAATGACTGACTGTGAGTTCATGTACATCCACTCGCTGGCTGAGGACTATCTTCAGTATGTCCTGAAGGTACCTACTTTTGAATCTGCTCCAAGCAAAACATCCAGGGTGCTACAAAGAGTTGCTTCCTCAGTTCAAAAAGAAGTCGAAAAGAATCTGAAACTATACTTGGATGATTTTGATGTGAGATCCATCGACACTGCCAGAACAATATTCAATCAAGTGATGGAAAAAGAATTTGAAGATGGCATCATTAACT
This genomic stretch from Cricetulus griseus strain 17A/GY chromosome 4, alternate assembly CriGri-PICRH-1.0, whole genome shotgun sequence harbors:
- the Bcl2a1 gene encoding LOW QUALITY PROTEIN: bcl-2-related protein A1 (The sequence of the model RefSeq protein was modified relative to this genomic sequence to represent the inferred CDS: deleted 1 base in 1 codon), translated to MITPSLSSHLWLSCLFDWTWQLQSALPRTMTDCEFMYIHSLAEDYLQYVLKVPTFESAPSKTSRVLQRVASSVQKEVEKNLKLYLDDFDVRSIDTARTIFNQVMEKEFEDGIINWGRIVTVFAFGGVLLKKLAQEQIGLDVGAYKQVSNFVAEFIMNNTAEWIRQNGGWEDGFMKKFEPKSGWVTFLETIGQIWEMLFLLKQHYWPERTLAPSTMVTIT